The following coding sequences lie in one Candidatus Phytoplasma solani genomic window:
- a CDS encoding leucyl aminopeptidase, which yields MKIYFKKNYSSSIEADTAIVLQVQNVKNSFGLTEVDPKGIATKSYVRENFQGAFGSQIKLLYPEGSPVACLKVIGLGKKTNLNDEIFLKVGGLCLSNITKTSKIIVFIDASVSHIMHFVLGMLLKNYSFNRYHTRKNNANSANLTKTEVTFITENAYICQQELQQVTSLCRGVNLTKELVNEPANVLGTCEFVEKIKQLRQLGVEVEILEKEALEQLGANALLGVAQGAARPPYLAIMKWHGDKDATLQPIAFVGKGVVFDTGGISIKPSLNMENMKSDMAGAAAVVGLMHTLADRKAKVNVVGVVGLVENMPSSNALRPGDIIKSMSGQTIEVINTDAEGRLVLADALWYCKTQLKPKFMIDLATLTGAIVVSLGSQYAGLFANDDQLAQQLIHSGQATAEKVWQMPLSQEYDQLINSRFADMRNSVSNYGAGSITAAQFLKRFVGEDIPWAHIDIAGVAAGKTFNEFNTSWASGFGVRLLNHLIQTYYEKNK from the coding sequence ATGAAAATTTATTTTAAAAAAAATTATTCATCATCAATCGAAGCTGATACAGCTATCGTTTTACAAGTCCAAAATGTAAAAAATTCTTTCGGTTTAACAGAAGTTGATCCAAAAGGGATTGCTACAAAAAGTTATGTCAGAGAAAATTTTCAAGGAGCTTTTGGTTCACAAATAAAATTATTATATCCAGAAGGCTCTCCGGTCGCTTGTTTAAAAGTAATTGGCTTAGGGAAAAAAACCAACCTTAACGATGAAATTTTTTTAAAAGTTGGCGGTCTTTGTTTGTCTAATATCACCAAAACTTCTAAAATAATTGTTTTTATTGATGCTTCTGTTTCGCACATCATGCATTTTGTTTTAGGTATGTTATTAAAAAATTATTCTTTTAACCGTTATCACACCCGCAAAAATAATGCAAACTCAGCTAACTTAACAAAAACAGAAGTTACTTTTATCACTGAAAATGCCTATATTTGTCAACAAGAATTGCAACAAGTTACATCGCTTTGTCGAGGGGTGAATTTAACCAAAGAATTAGTCAATGAACCAGCTAACGTTTTAGGAACTTGTGAATTTGTAGAAAAAATTAAACAACTAAGACAGTTAGGTGTAGAAGTTGAAATCTTAGAAAAAGAAGCATTAGAACAATTAGGCGCAAATGCTTTATTAGGAGTAGCACAAGGTGCTGCCAGACCTCCTTATTTAGCAATTATGAAATGGCATGGAGACAAAGACGCAACCTTACAACCCATAGCTTTTGTTGGTAAAGGTGTTGTTTTTGACACTGGTGGAATTTCGATTAAACCTTCTTTAAATATGGAAAATATGAAATCTGATATGGCAGGCGCTGCTGCCGTTGTAGGTTTGATGCATACCTTAGCAGATAGAAAAGCCAAAGTTAATGTGGTCGGAGTAGTTGGTTTGGTTGAAAATATGCCAAGTTCTAATGCTTTACGTCCCGGCGATATTATTAAATCTATGTCTGGACAAACTATCGAAGTGATTAATACCGATGCCGAAGGAAGGTTAGTTTTAGCAGATGCTTTATGGTATTGCAAAACTCAACTAAAACCTAAATTTATGATCGATTTAGCGACTTTAACTGGGGCGATCGTAGTTTCTTTAGGTTCACAATATGCAGGTCTTTTTGCCAATGATGACCAATTAGCTCAACAGTTAATCCATTCAGGCCAAGCTACAGCAGAAAAGGTTTGGCAAATGCCTTTATCACAAGAATACGATCAATTAATCAATTCTCGCTTTGCTGATATGCGAAATTCTGTAAGCAATTATGGGGCAGGTTCAATTACTGCTGCCCAATTTTTAAAACGTTTTGTAGGCGAGGATATCCCTTGGGCACATATAGATATCGCTGGTGTTGCTGCGGGCAAAACATTTAATGAATTTAATACCTCTTGGGCATCAGGTTTTGGAGTGCGTCTTTTAAATCATTTAATACAAACTTATTACGAAAAAAATAAATGA
- a CDS encoding DNA polymerase III subunit delta', with protein sequence MSTKPLLKQFLKIIYNNKLSHLYLITGQTLAQRKEFVFELSYQIFKFKEPQNEHLFTKQALIKGINTNFYYLNKDNQLLKKEQILQLQKVFHQAPLFGQERIYVIEKIEKTTLAAANSLLHFLENAPKHTIGFLLTSNLEQVLPTIVSRCQIINLNNSKFDLLLDEKKTSDSFDLSLSALINPNPNQQTLFIESQYYQHFKSFFLFFINNWQASASLKLAIVTFPFPPAIINIFADFLTDFISVLLRWFLDLMYEKNKLPLYFRNQINLKTSFQTLTLQQNINILEIIKRYHQKINHVVNPQNMLFALMIELEEQRGF encoded by the coding sequence ATGTCGACTAAACCATTGTTAAAACAATTTTTAAAAATAATTTATAACAACAAATTATCTCATCTTTATTTAATCACTGGTCAAACACTAGCACAAAGAAAAGAATTTGTCTTTGAATTATCTTATCAAATTTTTAAATTTAAAGAACCCCAAAATGAGCATCTTTTTACCAAGCAAGCTTTAATCAAGGGCATAAATACTAATTTTTATTACCTAAACAAAGACAATCAGCTTTTAAAAAAAGAGCAAATATTACAATTACAAAAAGTTTTCCACCAAGCTCCTTTGTTTGGTCAAGAAAGAATTTATGTTATAGAAAAGATTGAAAAAACCACCTTGGCGGCTGCCAATTCTTTGCTTCATTTTTTAGAAAATGCTCCCAAACACACAATAGGTTTTTTGTTGACTAGTAATTTAGAACAAGTTTTGCCAACCATTGTCTCTCGTTGTCAAATTATTAACCTTAATAACTCTAAATTCGATTTGCTATTAGATGAAAAAAAAACAAGTGATTCTTTTGATTTGAGCCTCAGTGCTTTAATTAATCCCAATCCTAACCAACAAACACTTTTTATTGAAAGTCAATATTATCAACATTTTAAAAGTTTTTTTCTCTTTTTTATTAACAATTGGCAAGCGTCTGCAAGTTTAAAATTAGCTATTGTCACTTTTCCTTTTCCTCCTGCAATTATCAATATTTTCGCTGATTTTTTGACTGATTTTATCTCCGTTTTATTAAGATGGTTTTTAGATTTGATGTATGAAAAAAACAAATTACCTCTTTATTTTAGAAATCAAATCAACCTTAAAACCTCTTTTCAAACTTTGACTTTGCAACAAAACATCAATATTTTAGAAATCATCAAAAGATATCACCAAAAAATAAATCATGTAGTCAATCCGCAAAATATGTTATTTGCTTTGATGATCGAACTAGAAGAACAAAGGGGTTTTTAA
- the metG gene encoding methionine--tRNA ligase, with product MKSKPKFYLSTSIAYASGIPHIGNVYEVILTDAIARFKRLDGYDVFFQTGTDEHGQKIEQMALKQAKKPQAYVNHISSEIKRIYDLMQVSYDYFIKTTDKAHQASVQAIFDKLHQQGDIYLGQYQGLYSVAEEAYISEKDLVDGKTFNGETPILITEKTYFFKLSKYQSKLLDYLESNPDLIKPKTQRKELLNLLKEPLDDLSISRTSFKWGIPVSFEPKHVIYVWIDALSNYLTGLGYHPNETSQQFLHYWPCDLHVIGKDILRFHLIYWPILLMALKIKLPKQFLIHPWILFDKNKMSKSKGNVLYVDDLLKIFSVDTIRYFVLHEIPYANDGNITYELLAERHNSDLVNLFGNLVHRVFGMLKSYRNYQLTQVLVSPEQLQEFDLSQKSLSVLPLIRQKIKDCKIGEALEEIIQLVRFTNKYIDLIEPWKLVKIPEKQAFLDYVLYSLTETLRFLGVLLKPFLPQTAEKILSQIKAQDVTFESLKTFGLLPTQKLMPNEMLFQRIDLDSVF from the coding sequence ATGAAATCCAAACCTAAATTTTATCTTTCTACCTCAATTGCTTATGCTTCCGGTATTCCTCATATCGGTAACGTTTATGAAGTTATTTTGACTGATGCGATTGCTCGTTTTAAACGTCTCGATGGTTATGATGTTTTTTTTCAAACCGGAACCGATGAACACGGACAAAAAATTGAACAAATGGCTCTCAAACAAGCCAAAAAACCGCAAGCATATGTCAACCATATTTCTTCCGAAATCAAAAGAATTTATGATTTAATGCAAGTTAGTTACGATTACTTTATTAAAACGACCGATAAGGCTCATCAAGCCTCAGTGCAAGCTATTTTTGATAAGTTGCATCAACAAGGAGATATTTATTTAGGACAATATCAAGGTTTATATTCAGTCGCCGAAGAAGCTTATATTTCAGAAAAAGATTTAGTTGATGGAAAAACTTTTAACGGCGAAACTCCCATTTTAATAACCGAAAAGACTTATTTTTTTAAACTATCCAAATATCAAAGTAAACTTTTAGACTATTTAGAAAGCAATCCTGATTTAATCAAACCAAAAACCCAAAGAAAAGAACTTTTAAACCTTTTAAAAGAACCTTTAGATGATTTATCTATTTCTAGAACTTCTTTTAAATGGGGTATTCCTGTTTCTTTTGAACCAAAACATGTTATTTATGTTTGGATTGATGCTTTAAGTAATTATTTGACGGGTTTAGGTTATCATCCGAATGAAACATCGCAACAATTTCTTCATTATTGGCCTTGCGATTTACATGTAATTGGCAAAGATATTTTAAGATTCCATCTTATTTATTGGCCTATTTTGTTAATGGCGCTTAAAATTAAATTACCTAAACAATTTTTAATTCACCCTTGGATTTTATTTGATAAAAATAAAATGTCAAAATCAAAAGGAAATGTTTTATATGTTGATGATTTACTAAAAATTTTTTCCGTTGATACTATTCGTTATTTTGTTTTACACGAAATCCCTTATGCAAATGATGGCAATATTACTTATGAATTGTTAGCAGAAAGACATAATAGTGATTTGGTCAACCTTTTTGGCAATTTAGTCCACCGTGTTTTTGGGATGTTAAAAAGTTATCGCAATTATCAATTAACTCAAGTTTTAGTCTCGCCCGAACAATTACAAGAATTTGATTTGTCGCAAAAATCATTGTCAGTATTACCTTTGATCCGTCAAAAAATCAAAGACTGTAAAATCGGTGAAGCTTTGGAAGAAATTATTCAATTAGTGCGATTTACTAATAAATATATTGATCTTATCGAACCTTGGAAATTGGTTAAAATACCAGAAAAACAAGCCTTTTTAGATTATGTCTTGTATTCTTTAACAGAAACATTAAGGTTTTTAGGTGTTTTATTAAAACCTTTTTTGCCTCAAACAGCCGAAAAAATTCTTTCTCAAATTAAAGCTCAAGATGTTACTTTTGAAAGTTTAAAAACTTTTGGTTTGCTACCGACTCAAAAATTAATGCCAAATGAAATGTTATTTCAACGTATAGATCTAGATTCTGTTTTTTAA
- the rsgA gene encoding ribosome small subunit-dependent GTPase A yields MTKALVIRFLAGIYYIQDLKTQTILEAKKRGTLKNANLSQNNQSKNNRHEENIKVGDIVVYEFCHDKYFIHTILPRKNKLKRPNIANIDQVLLVFSLVKPNFQTLLLDKFLLILAQQQLNLILVFSKIDLLDKNTLTQIKKQINYYNQFYLCYYVNSKQLIGIDVLKNIFKKKITVLAGQTGVGKSTLLKALIPDAYLKTQEISESLGRGKHTTKNAQLYPFNHGFIVDTPGFSKLDLSGFVYQDLKNFYFDFVPYTQNCFFGNNCLHLQEEKCGVKTALANGKIMASRYTNYLYFVNEIKKKRKR; encoded by the coding sequence TTGACAAAAGCCTTAGTTATCAGATTTTTAGCTGGTATTTATTACATCCAAGATTTAAAAACCCAAACCATTTTGGAAGCTAAAAAAAGAGGCACTTTAAAAAATGCTAATTTGAGTCAAAATAATCAGTCCAAAAATAATCGCCATGAGGAAAACATTAAAGTCGGTGATATTGTCGTTTATGAGTTTTGTCATGATAAGTATTTCATTCATACTATTTTACCACGCAAAAATAAATTAAAAAGGCCTAATATTGCAAACATCGACCAAGTATTGTTAGTTTTTTCTTTGGTTAAACCAAATTTTCAAACACTTTTATTAGATAAATTTTTATTGATTTTAGCCCAACAGCAATTAAATTTAATCTTGGTTTTTTCGAAAATCGATTTACTTGACAAAAACACTTTAACCCAAATCAAAAAACAAATTAATTATTATAATCAATTTTACCTTTGTTATTATGTCAATTCAAAGCAATTGATTGGTATTGATGTTTTAAAAAATATTTTTAAAAAAAAAATTACTGTTTTAGCAGGTCAAACAGGGGTCGGAAAATCAACTTTATTGAAGGCTTTAATCCCTGATGCTTATTTAAAAACCCAAGAAATTTCCGAAAGTCTAGGCAGAGGCAAACATACTACCAAAAATGCTCAATTATACCCTTTTAATCATGGGTTTATCGTTGATACTCCTGGATTTTCGAAATTAGATTTAAGTGGTTTTGTTTATCAAGATTTAAAAAATTTTTATTTTGATTTTGTTCCATATACTCAAAATTGTTTTTTTGGTAATAATTGCCTCCATTTGCAAGAAGAAAAATGCGGTGTTAAAACAGCCTTAGCAAATGGCAAAATCATGGCTTCACGATATACTAACTATCTTTATTTTGTAAATGAAATCAAAAAAAAAAGAAAAAGATGA
- the rsmI gene encoding 16S rRNA (cytidine(1402)-2'-O)-methyltransferase: MLFKQKSFSNNQATLYLVATPIGNLEDITFRAVNILKKVALILAEDTRTATTLLSKYQIKAPLLSYYQYNQKSRLSQILEFLLQGKNLALISDAGTPLISDPGFDLVEKIQKAGFNVVAIPGASAFLTAFVTSNLPAPFIFLSFLSRFRQTLEKQLLKYKYATETLIIYESPHRIKKTLSLIYQIFGNRKISLARELTKKFETIINCDLASIIHETLNHKGEYVLLVQGNPNPYQHLLLLNISEHVLFYVKLGLSQKEALSKVAKDRKTNKKEIYRIYNNIESTSKIKQ, translated from the coding sequence ATGTTATTTAAGCAAAAAAGTTTTTCCAACAATCAAGCCACTTTATATTTGGTAGCAACTCCAATTGGCAATTTAGAAGATATCACCTTTCGAGCAGTCAATATTTTAAAAAAAGTTGCTTTGATTTTAGCAGAAGATACCAGAACAGCTACAACACTTTTATCCAAATATCAAATTAAAGCCCCTTTGCTTTCTTATTATCAATATAACCAAAAAAGTAGATTATCTCAAATTTTAGAGTTCCTGTTGCAAGGTAAAAACTTAGCTTTAATCAGTGATGCTGGCACTCCTTTAATTAGTGATCCTGGTTTTGATTTGGTTGAAAAAATACAAAAAGCAGGCTTTAACGTAGTTGCCATCCCCGGAGCCTCAGCCTTTTTAACCGCCTTTGTCACCTCTAACTTACCCGCCCCTTTTATTTTTTTATCGTTTTTATCACGTTTTCGTCAAACTTTAGAAAAACAATTATTAAAATATAAATATGCCACCGAAACTTTGATCATTTATGAATCACCTCATCGTATCAAAAAAACTTTATCATTGATTTATCAAATTTTCGGCAACCGCAAAATCTCTTTAGCACGTGAATTGACTAAAAAATTTGAAACTATCATCAATTGTGATCTTGCATCAATCATACATGAAACTCTCAATCATAAAGGCGAATATGTTTTATTGGTGCAAGGGAATCCCAATCCTTATCAACATCTGCTTTTATTAAACATATCTGAACATGTCCTTTTTTATGTTAAATTAGGTTTAAGCCAAAAAGAGGCTTTATCAAAAGTTGCCAAAGACCGAAAAACGAATAAAAAAGAGATTTATCGCATTTATAATAATATTGAATCGACAAGTAAAATCAAACAATAA